The following are encoded in a window of uncultured Sphaerochaeta sp. genomic DNA:
- a CDS encoding sce7726 family protein, translated as MHRLTTNNTIINKLFTQNSFNEFLGYRTPLTLTQVAHQYIPCPEALSNGEVLSQMYQFMSQSYRNEYFYQNTLLMKLLLGKHSVRTTTALTQIPIGNSIADFVLINGKAVVYEIKTELDTFNRLRGQLEDYYKAFDHVCVVTSESSFSKLDSELSDTPVGIYVLNKQNRLSNKIKKDPIRDASNINHHSLFSLLRKKEYENILLAYYRELPSATPVFYYDASYARFAEIPLDKAYVMVLNELKKRNKVEKDDISEIPDSLKSLAYFSNISSKDRLLLDEYLSQQFRV; from the coding sequence ATGCATCGATTGACTACAAATAATACAATCATCAATAAGCTCTTTACCCAAAATTCATTCAATGAGTTTCTGGGGTATAGAACTCCTCTTACGCTTACTCAAGTTGCTCATCAATACATACCTTGTCCAGAAGCTTTAAGCAATGGTGAAGTACTATCTCAAATGTATCAATTCATGTCTCAATCCTACAGAAATGAATATTTCTATCAGAATACACTGCTTATGAAATTGCTTTTGGGGAAGCATAGCGTACGCACTACGACAGCTTTGACACAGATCCCCATAGGAAATTCAATTGCAGACTTTGTCTTGATTAACGGCAAAGCTGTTGTGTATGAGATTAAAACAGAATTGGACACATTCAATCGACTTAGAGGACAGCTAGAAGACTATTACAAAGCTTTTGACCATGTGTGCGTGGTGACATCGGAATCTTCCTTCTCTAAGCTTGATTCTGAACTATCTGATACTCCTGTAGGTATATACGTTTTGAACAAGCAGAATCGGTTGAGTAATAAAATCAAGAAAGACCCAATAAGAGATGCATCAAACATTAATCATCATTCTCTATTTTCTTTGTTACGAAAGAAGGAGTACGAGAACATACTCCTTGCGTACTACAGAGAACTCCCTTCAGCTACTCCAGTGTTTTACTATGATGCGAGCTATGCAAGGTTTGCTGAGATCCCTCTTGATAAAGCGTACGTGATGGTCCTCAATGAGCTGAAGAAACGAAATAAGGTAGAGAAAGACGATATTTCTGAAATCCCTGATTCACTTAAATCACTTGCGTATTTTTCAAATATTTCTTCTAAGGATAGACTGCTACTAGATGAGTATCTTTCTCAACAATTCAGAGTGTAG
- a CDS encoding Abi family protein, which produces MKKSYAPYNSLMRHMRRSGIEISGSSQKRHLQLTGYYHGYKGYRFNKEPTNLIPYKSYNELRHVIDFDESLKSIMYLPLMQLEAAIKSISCEIITSHVKSSSFADVFEKAMLNGNYEERKQKLRCRDNVYSTMTRRFNDSSKIVCHYYNNDQYIPLWAIIEEMTLGDLSTLIERLKPSIKFDISSELGIPLTFNTDGKLLPKFILRVKDLRNAVAHNRVVFDGRYSGFKARNSLCDIIKQDTGISSIRLDSVVDDIILIVFLMKNLRFNKTQLHKIVTQLIAEIEKLYAKLDYVLYKEIMPSDAHTKLIALKKYIAKK; this is translated from the coding sequence ATGAAAAAAAGTTACGCTCCATATAATTCACTAATGCGCCACATGAGGAGATCTGGAATAGAGATTTCTGGATCAAGCCAAAAAAGGCATCTTCAGTTAACTGGATATTACCATGGCTACAAAGGATATAGATTCAATAAAGAACCGACAAATTTGATTCCTTATAAATCATATAACGAATTACGACATGTGATTGACTTTGATGAATCACTTAAATCCATCATGTATTTACCACTCATGCAACTTGAGGCTGCAATTAAAAGTATTTCTTGTGAAATAATAACGTCACATGTTAAATCCAGCTCATTTGCAGATGTTTTTGAAAAAGCGATGTTGAATGGTAATTATGAAGAAAGAAAACAGAAGTTACGATGTAGAGATAATGTATATTCTACAATGACTCGTCGTTTCAACGATAGCAGCAAGATAGTATGCCATTATTATAATAACGATCAATACATTCCTTTGTGGGCAATTATTGAGGAAATGACACTTGGAGATTTATCTACACTGATTGAGAGACTCAAGCCATCAATAAAATTTGATATTTCTTCAGAATTGGGAATCCCTTTGACATTTAACACCGATGGAAAGTTATTACCGAAGTTTATATTGAGGGTAAAAGACCTAAGAAATGCGGTTGCACACAATAGAGTTGTATTTGATGGAAGATACAGTGGATTTAAAGCACGAAATTCTTTATGCGATATAATTAAGCAAGATACAGGTATTTCAAGTATTCGCCTTGATTCAGTCGTGGACGACATTATCTTAATTGTCTTTCTTATGAAGAATCTCCGTTTTAATAAGACACAACTTCATAAAATTGTTACGCAACTGATTGCTGAGATAGAGAAATTATATGCTAAGTTAGATTATGTGTTATATAAAGAGATTATGCCTTCCGATGCACATACCAAATTGATTGCGTTAAAGAAATATATTGCTAAGAAATAG
- a CDS encoding DUF3892 domain-containing protein produces MLTQRKERKKMSSKAIAIRLNSGCTSPKTCNDISEIKIKEGSSSSWKTKAKVYDMVKASPGSIEVDRYPYPDLVPVLSKNNEKYVRSEPNDTEHDNLLKLPQE; encoded by the coding sequence ATGCTGACTCAAAGAAAAGAGAGGAAAAAGATGTCTTCAAAAGCTATTGCAATTAGATTAAACAGTGGGTGTACTAGCCCAAAAACGTGTAATGATATTTCTGAGATAAAGATCAAGGAAGGGTCTTCATCTTCCTGGAAGACCAAAGCAAAGGTATATGATATGGTGAAGGCCTCTCCAGGATCAATAGAGGTTGATCGTTATCCCTATCCAGATCTTGTTCCGGTATTAAGCAAAAATAACGAAAAGTATGTTCGTTCAGAGCCAAATGATACAGAACACGATAATCTTTTGAAACTACCACAAGAGTAG
- a CDS encoding TIGR02391 family protein has protein sequence MMKSAKDSHTKKTIVRKNSPKVIFKITRQRKEHINNLADHLSFIAPSTTFGEHSFSIENLAKEWRLSKYFKKQRNKKNDISYFLSNVLRYRKNTPKQLVMEIVKRGMQWKANQGETVQESLLSEIAKEMAALGFPIEKELSALEHPNPSQLCPPSVAMINAFKALPFYQSVLQDDIFNLFSSGQYNEAVRKSFERFEKLVQDIHAAPKLEYGKDLMAKAFSENNPSIKITPCSTQDEINIQQGIKFMAMGVMMSVRNPTTHGDRKQMNVGEAIELIGLASYLCKLVDRRLV, from the coding sequence ATGATGAAGAGTGCCAAAGATAGTCATACAAAGAAAACTATTGTTCGTAAGAATTCTCCAAAAGTTATTTTTAAGATAACCAGACAGAGAAAGGAGCATATCAATAATTTGGCAGATCATCTGTCTTTTATTGCACCTTCAACAACGTTTGGTGAACATTCTTTCAGTATTGAGAATCTAGCAAAAGAATGGAGGTTGTCAAAGTATTTCAAAAAGCAAAGGAACAAGAAAAATGACATAAGCTATTTTCTGAGCAATGTTCTCAGATATAGAAAAAATACCCCCAAGCAATTGGTTATGGAAATTGTTAAGCGTGGAATGCAATGGAAAGCAAATCAAGGAGAAACGGTTCAGGAATCATTGTTGAGTGAGATTGCGAAAGAGATGGCTGCGTTGGGGTTTCCAATCGAAAAAGAATTATCAGCATTGGAGCATCCTAATCCTTCACAGTTATGTCCGCCTAGTGTTGCCATGATAAATGCTTTCAAAGCATTGCCTTTTTATCAAAGTGTATTACAAGACGATATATTCAACTTATTTTCATCAGGTCAGTACAACGAGGCAGTAAGGAAAAGTTTCGAGAGATTCGAAAAACTAGTCCAAGATATTCATGCCGCCCCAAAATTGGAGTATGGGAAAGATCTGATGGCTAAGGCTTTTTCTGAAAACAATCCAAGTATAAAGATAACGCCTTGCAGTACCCAAGATGAGATTAATATTCAACAAGGTATCAAGTTCATGGCGATGGGAGTGATGATGAGTGTTAGAAATCCCACAACTCATGGAGATAGAAAGCAGATGAATGTTGGTGAGGCTATTGAATTGATTGGCTTGGCAAGTTATTTATGCAAACTTGTGGATAGACGGCTAGTATAG
- a CDS encoding ATP-binding protein has product MKLTSVRIENFRGYKDCIKIPFTDLTAFVGRNDVGKSTILDALDIFFNDKGAYNKMDKSDVNVYASDGDEVVISACFSELPRKVVLDASYETTLEAEYLLNQEGKFEIVKKYKNGSQTPKVYIRAHHPTNPDCSDLLLKKQSELKSIIKTQGILCDNQTVNAVMRSAIWNYYADNLQLDDIEIDTSKEDAKRTWENIASYLPVYSLFRADRKNDDGDSEVQDPLKEAVKQILTDPELQRKLSEVAEEVSRTLQDVSERTLAKLREMNPEVANTLNPNIPPVENLKWVDVFKNVSITGDDDIPLNKRGGGVKRLILLNFFRAEAERKKEATHNGVIFAIEEPETSQHSDNQRLLIEAFKEISTKAGNQVIITTHSSVVVKSLDMDSIRLILEYANRSKKVHSADFSVLQYLSLNEVSYIAFGEVTEEYHDELYGFIEYQEWKAEFFQTQTETIRPYRKYRNQRDLTIITQDLCLSEYVRHQIHHSDNDLNDRYTREDLVNSIARMRDFISTKRGTEREWMY; this is encoded by the coding sequence ATGAAACTTACATCAGTCAGAATTGAAAACTTTCGAGGATATAAGGATTGTATCAAAATCCCATTTACTGATTTAACTGCGTTTGTCGGTCGTAATGATGTTGGGAAATCCACAATTCTTGATGCGCTCGATATATTTTTTAATGATAAGGGTGCCTATAACAAAATGGATAAGTCTGATGTAAATGTATATGCTTCAGACGGTGATGAAGTTGTAATCTCGGCTTGTTTTTCTGAATTGCCTAGGAAGGTTGTGCTTGATGCTTCATATGAAACAACCTTAGAAGCTGAGTATCTCCTAAATCAAGAAGGTAAATTCGAGATTGTTAAGAAATACAAAAACGGAAGCCAGACACCAAAGGTGTATATTCGAGCCCATCATCCTACGAATCCAGACTGTTCTGACCTTCTATTAAAGAAACAGAGTGAATTAAAAAGTATTATCAAGACTCAAGGTATACTCTGTGATAATCAAACGGTTAATGCTGTGATGCGTTCAGCGATTTGGAACTACTATGCAGACAACCTTCAACTTGATGATATTGAAATCGATACTTCAAAAGAGGATGCAAAGAGGACATGGGAAAATATTGCAAGCTACCTGCCAGTATATTCATTGTTCAGAGCTGACAGAAAAAATGATGATGGTGATAGTGAGGTCCAAGATCCTCTAAAAGAAGCAGTCAAGCAAATACTCACTGATCCTGAGCTGCAAAGAAAACTTTCTGAAGTTGCAGAGGAAGTATCAAGAACATTGCAAGATGTTTCAGAACGGACTCTTGCAAAGCTCCGGGAAATGAACCCTGAAGTTGCAAATACCTTAAACCCAAACATACCGCCAGTAGAGAACCTCAAATGGGTGGATGTGTTTAAGAACGTTTCCATTACGGGGGATGATGACATACCACTTAATAAACGTGGGGGTGGAGTGAAAAGGTTGATACTGCTTAATTTTTTCCGAGCAGAAGCAGAGAGAAAGAAGGAAGCTACCCACAACGGAGTAATATTTGCCATTGAAGAGCCAGAGACTTCACAGCACTCTGATAATCAACGATTACTTATTGAAGCATTTAAGGAAATTTCTACAAAAGCGGGAAATCAAGTGATCATTACGACACACAGCTCAGTTGTCGTGAAGAGCCTTGATATGGACAGTATCAGACTTATACTTGAATATGCTAACAGATCAAAGAAAGTACATTCTGCTGATTTTAGCGTACTCCAGTATTTATCACTCAATGAGGTAAGTTATATTGCGTTCGGAGAAGTTACAGAGGAGTATCATGATGAGCTTTATGGTTTCATAGAGTATCAGGAGTGGAAGGCTGAATTCTTCCAGACGCAAACAGAGACAATTCGTCCTTATAGAAAGTATAGGAATCAAAGGGATTTAACTATCATCACTCAAGATCTTTGCTTATCTGAATATGTCCGACATCAAATCCACCATTCCGACAATGATTTGAATGATCGTTATACACGTGAAGACCTAGTAAACTCAATTGCTCGAATGAGAGATTTTATCAGCACGAAACGAGGTACAGAAAGAGAGTGGATGTATTAG
- the hxsB gene encoding His-Xaa-Ser system radical SAM maturase HxsB, translated as MTKLPFRYGRIQDSMLVTNESGQFYFLSIPLFRRFISDPDMLPPNIKNDLISKFFLVEDESMEFALEESAIKLRTKKAFLSTFTELHIIVLTYACNSKCIYCHASSSTDAKEHHMLTMATARRVCEYIMQSPSTTLKIEFQGGEPTLEFNIMMFIVEYITTLNVLYRKNIEYVVCTNLLVFSQEHLEFYKKHSFCISTSLDGPRDIHDTNRTPYNTQSNYSKVLENYQKVCAEYSPDRVSALLTVSKYSLPRLRECVDAYVDHGFRSIFIRLLNPYGLAEKTLGELGYSLEDFLAAYKDVLDYILILNKEGIFIREELASIFLQKILTPFSSGFVDIQSPPGAGISCVVYDTDGGVYPSDEARMLARCGDDSFRLGSVLSDTYQDIFLGEKLQKLIRGNMVETEAHCYGCPYIPYCGIDPVRKYQETKLNVPYQSCKKYSQIITLLFSELKNNPDSEKVFFSWLTGVSYEELCL; from the coding sequence ATGACGAAATTGCCCTTTCGCTATGGTAGAATTCAAGATTCCATGTTGGTAACCAATGAAAGTGGACAGTTCTATTTCCTCAGTATTCCCCTCTTCAGGCGATTCATCTCAGACCCTGATATGCTTCCCCCAAATATAAAGAATGACCTGATAAGCAAGTTTTTCCTTGTAGAGGACGAGTCGATGGAATTTGCTCTTGAAGAATCTGCAATTAAGCTCAGAACCAAGAAGGCTTTTCTCTCCACATTTACTGAGTTGCATATTATCGTATTGACTTATGCTTGCAACTCTAAATGTATATATTGTCATGCTTCCAGTTCCACCGATGCAAAGGAGCATCATATGCTTACCATGGCAACTGCAAGAAGAGTCTGTGAGTACATTATGCAATCCCCATCAACAACCCTGAAAATTGAATTCCAAGGGGGAGAACCTACCCTTGAATTCAACATCATGATGTTCATTGTTGAATACATAACAACACTAAATGTATTGTATAGGAAAAATATAGAGTATGTGGTATGCACCAATCTCTTGGTATTTTCTCAAGAACATTTGGAGTTTTACAAGAAGCATAGCTTTTGTATTTCCACCTCGCTTGATGGCCCTAGGGATATCCATGATACCAATAGAACCCCATACAACACTCAGTCAAATTATTCCAAGGTCCTTGAGAACTACCAGAAGGTTTGTGCGGAATATTCTCCTGATAGGGTATCGGCGTTACTTACTGTTTCAAAGTATTCATTACCAAGATTGAGAGAATGTGTCGATGCTTATGTTGATCATGGATTTCGTTCAATATTCATCAGATTGTTGAATCCCTATGGTTTGGCAGAGAAGACTTTGGGTGAGTTAGGATATAGCCTAGAAGACTTTCTTGCTGCATATAAGGATGTACTTGATTACATCCTTATCCTGAACAAGGAAGGGATTTTTATCAGGGAAGAACTTGCATCGATCTTTCTACAAAAAATACTCACACCATTCTCAAGTGGTTTTGTTGATATCCAGTCTCCTCCTGGCGCGGGCATCAGCTGCGTAGTTTATGATACTGACGGGGGCGTGTATCCATCGGACGAGGCACGTATGCTTGCTCGCTGTGGAGATGACTCATTTCGTTTAGGGTCAGTGCTCAGCGATACGTACCAGGATATATTCTTGGGAGAGAAGCTACAGAAGCTTATCCGTGGCAACATGGTAGAAACTGAAGCCCACTGTTATGGATGCCCCTATATTCCCTATTGTGGTATTGATCCAGTACGTAAATACCAGGAAACAAAACTCAATGTTCCCTACCAGAGCTGCAAAAAATACTCACAAATTATAACACTGCTCTTCTCAGAATTGAAGAATAACCCAGATTCTGAAAAGGTGTTTTTCAGTTGGCTAACAGGTGTTTCCTATGAGGAACTCTGCTTATGA
- a CDS encoding LuxR C-terminal-related transcriptional regulator: protein MFSEREHMKKEPSLDTSHVPPQGAVYVSILEALIEKNNIFFLVFDHTGTILFQNIPNGNRIKRIEDLTYLLQQKNIDKIRKIMELSIDDDIEITTHDGFLEFILFSQASLPGMFFLQVKMHPAVESTPLVQPVGEESREQTEQEIQDMQMVQGFLLELKELETIEPSEENRKKVKEYFLPELEKQQELVKDPLTLICLDIIKKNLDEIVDASGTMGKLYKVLTPSEVKVAEFIRMGMSSKDIANTLEITQKTVENHRNNLREKLGLKNKGVNLQVFLMNMGEQEGNP, encoded by the coding sequence ATGTTTAGTGAAAGAGAGCATATGAAGAAAGAACCTTCTCTAGATACAAGTCATGTGCCCCCACAGGGGGCGGTATATGTTTCGATTCTAGAAGCTTTGATAGAGAAGAACAATATTTTCTTCTTGGTTTTTGATCATACAGGGACTATTCTCTTTCAGAACATTCCCAACGGTAATAGAATCAAACGGATCGAGGATCTTACATATCTGCTTCAACAGAAGAATATCGATAAGATCCGAAAAATAATGGAACTCTCTATCGATGATGATATTGAGATTACCACCCATGATGGTTTCTTGGAATTTATTCTTTTTTCTCAAGCTTCACTACCTGGGATGTTTTTTCTCCAGGTAAAGATGCATCCTGCTGTTGAATCGACTCCTCTGGTACAGCCTGTTGGTGAGGAGAGTAGGGAACAGACAGAACAAGAGATTCAGGATATGCAGATGGTACAAGGCTTCTTATTGGAGTTGAAAGAGCTCGAAACCATTGAGCCTTCAGAAGAGAACCGAAAGAAGGTAAAAGAATATTTTCTTCCTGAACTTGAGAAGCAGCAGGAGTTGGTTAAGGATCCTCTTACCCTCATTTGTCTTGACATCATCAAGAAGAACCTTGATGAGATTGTTGATGCTTCTGGTACTATGGGCAAACTCTATAAGGTGCTTACTCCCTCTGAGGTAAAGGTAGCTGAGTTCATTCGTATGGGTATGTCCAGCAAGGATATTGCTAATACTCTTGAGATTACACAGAAGACAGTAGAAAACCATAGAAATAATCTCAGGGAGAAGCTTGGCCTGAAGAATAAGGGTGTTAATCTCCAGGTCTTTCTCATGAATATGGGGGAGCAAGAGGGGAATCCTTAA
- a CDS encoding ATP-binding protein: protein MLRNIYSFGDEKEFNMIPAPRFTRLKEHKYQTNGIELLKLASLYGANGAGKSNLIRSLSFLKEIVVSGDLPSPMKLRRMKHFHSPEGPMVLAVEFINQEVPYIYAVEIGEQSVLKEELYISGLGKREDELVFERSTNDQGKTVLQLSERFMKSEEGRVLKGILENNLIKQNKTCLKILSELDNAQLVDTRAAYQWFMHKLAIITPEVKSGGLAHRLDVDAEFHRYAEQVLCSFSVGIKKLLTVKKPIAEFLGEDNKTDMDRLINQVSESPHSMLGLVNRDGEEIIIVEENGEVVVKQLKTEHSTRDGRSVMFDLSEESDGSRRLMDYLPAFKDLLTKDVTYFIDEIERSIHPLLIKEIIGKFSTDDLTKGQLICTTHESNLLDQEIFRQDEIWFIEKNPAGSSDLYSLCDFKEHNTKDIRKGYLSGRYGSIPFLANLKDLNWDAYDFKK, encoded by the coding sequence ATGCTACGTAATATCTATTCATTTGGAGACGAGAAGGAATTCAATATGATTCCTGCTCCTCGATTTACTCGTTTAAAAGAGCACAAGTATCAGACGAACGGTATTGAGCTCTTGAAACTGGCTTCATTGTATGGTGCCAATGGGGCAGGCAAATCGAATCTGATCCGCTCTCTCTCGTTTCTCAAGGAGATAGTTGTCTCAGGTGACCTTCCCAGTCCAATGAAGCTGAGGCGGATGAAGCATTTCCACTCTCCAGAGGGACCGATGGTGTTGGCCGTGGAATTCATTAATCAGGAAGTTCCTTATATCTACGCCGTGGAAATCGGTGAACAATCGGTTCTTAAGGAGGAATTATATATTTCGGGGTTGGGCAAGCGTGAAGATGAGCTTGTTTTCGAACGATCGACCAATGATCAAGGCAAGACAGTTCTGCAGCTTTCCGAAAGATTCATGAAGAGCGAGGAAGGTCGAGTCTTGAAAGGGATCTTGGAAAATAACCTGATAAAACAGAACAAGACTTGTTTGAAAATACTCTCCGAACTTGACAATGCACAGCTGGTGGATACCAGAGCAGCCTATCAGTGGTTCATGCATAAACTGGCAATTATTACACCGGAAGTAAAATCTGGCGGTCTTGCTCACAGATTGGATGTTGATGCAGAGTTCCACCGATATGCCGAACAGGTGTTGTGCTCATTCAGCGTTGGAATTAAGAAACTGTTGACGGTGAAAAAGCCGATTGCGGAATTTTTGGGAGAAGACAACAAGACTGACATGGACAGGTTGATAAATCAGGTGTCTGAATCTCCTCATTCAATGCTCGGGTTAGTCAATAGGGATGGAGAGGAGATAATAATCGTCGAGGAAAACGGTGAGGTGGTCGTAAAGCAGCTGAAGACAGAACACTCCACGCGGGATGGCCGATCCGTGATGTTTGATCTCTCTGAAGAGTCTGATGGGTCAAGACGTTTGATGGACTATCTCCCTGCGTTCAAAGACTTATTAACCAAGGATGTAACGTATTTCATCGATGAAATTGAGCGCAGCATCCACCCCCTTTTGATAAAGGAGATTATTGGTAAATTCTCTACCGATGACCTGACCAAGGGACAACTCATCTGCACGACCCATGAATCCAATCTACTTGACCAAGAAATCTTCCGGCAGGATGAGATTTGGTTTATCGAGAAAAATCCCGCTGGAAGTTCCGACCTTTATTCATTATGCGATTTCAAAGAACATAACACGAAGGATATCAGGAAGGGGTACCTCTCCGGTCGGTACGGATCTATACCGTTCCTGGCAAATCTGAAAGATCTTAACTGGGATGCCTATGATTTTAAGAAATAG
- the hxsC gene encoding His-Xaa-Ser system radical SAM maturase HxsC encodes MKRFEVIFPQTKMPLQAIGKVVRKSLKTPTARYTIQMYGIHRSFLLCSEEDARRGTRIFQYKADPCLHEGDVLEFTDGTCIIHFSSASNDNCLLVSNECNERCINCPQLDRTRNPLLSERNAQIIALFPGDVHTIALSGGEPTVDFPVLLQIIKRLYAHHPSIHIDILTNGITLADYDIATELSNILKQETSTFCITLYGDIPEIHDAHTRVAGSFAKVHAALHHLAYYGYTIEIRYLITKMNYDRLPSFIEYVYDNFPFVDHVSLMGMEVSGDAAINAEQVFVPCETYIPFLLVALQKAVMRDVPVFIYNHPVCLLPRQLWRFTVATISDWKTGYSKLCEECDLKGYCGGFFTTSNPEYIPTNISPISLNYSDEGVYV; translated from the coding sequence ATGAAACGATTTGAAGTGATCTTTCCTCAAACGAAAATGCCTCTTCAAGCAATAGGAAAAGTTGTACGAAAAAGTCTTAAGACTCCTACTGCAAGGTATACGATACAGATGTATGGAATACATCGGTCCTTTCTATTGTGCAGTGAAGAAGACGCAAGGAGAGGAACCAGAATATTCCAGTATAAGGCAGACCCCTGTTTGCATGAGGGAGATGTTCTCGAGTTTACAGATGGGACCTGTATTATTCACTTTTCCAGTGCAAGCAATGACAATTGCTTGTTGGTGAGCAATGAATGCAACGAGAGGTGTATCAACTGCCCGCAACTCGATAGGACCAGGAATCCATTGCTATCGGAACGGAATGCTCAGATCATCGCATTGTTCCCAGGAGATGTTCACACCATTGCACTTTCAGGAGGAGAACCTACAGTTGATTTCCCAGTGTTGCTACAAATAATCAAGAGGCTGTATGCTCATCATCCCTCCATACATATCGATATACTTACCAATGGGATTACCCTTGCAGATTATGATATAGCGACTGAACTTTCGAATATTCTTAAGCAGGAAACCTCGACATTCTGTATAACGTTGTATGGTGATATCCCTGAGATTCACGATGCTCATACTCGTGTAGCAGGTTCTTTTGCAAAGGTCCATGCAGCACTTCATCATCTTGCATATTATGGATATACCATTGAAATTCGATATCTGATTACGAAGATGAATTATGACAGACTTCCTTCATTCATCGAGTATGTATACGATAATTTTCCATTTGTTGACCATGTCAGTCTTATGGGGATGGAAGTCTCTGGAGATGCTGCAATCAATGCAGAACAGGTATTCGTTCCTTGTGAGACTTACATACCATTTCTGCTTGTAGCTTTGCAAAAAGCTGTTATGAGAGATGTTCCGGTCTTCATTTATAACCATCCAGTCTGTTTGCTTCCCAGGCAACTATGGAGATTTACCGTAGCAACCATTTCTGATTGGAAGACCGGTTATTCCAAGCTTTGCGAGGAGTGTGACCTAAAAGGGTATTGTGGTGGGTTCTTCACAACCAGCAATCCTGAATATATTCCAACCAATATCTCTCCGATAAGTCTAAATTATTCTGATGAGGGGGTGTATGTATGA